A region of Deinococcus rubellus DNA encodes the following proteins:
- a CDS encoding SCO family protein, with product MKWLTAALLSVAAVLGGLLFFRGNTAEALGGTALDPAPRVTALKMIGDDGQPAVLGGPAEQVRLVFFGFTRCPDVCPLTLGRLSKIYQQLSAKQQSELQVQLVSVDPQHDTPRVLRAYLSNFDSQFRGLTGTPAIAKTAASTFFILNTRTDSGNILHGDQIAVLDRQGRFRRVYNGDSLGDGTLSADLPQLLNNY from the coding sequence ATGAAGTGGCTCACTGCTGCCCTGCTGTCCGTCGCCGCCGTACTGGGCGGACTGCTCTTTTTTCGCGGCAATACCGCCGAGGCGCTGGGCGGCACTGCACTCGACCCGGCCCCACGCGTGACGGCCCTCAAGATGATTGGCGACGACGGACAACCGGCGGTACTGGGAGGCCCGGCCGAACAGGTGCGGCTGGTGTTCTTCGGCTTCACCCGCTGCCCGGACGTCTGCCCGTTGACCCTGGGCCGCCTCTCCAAAATTTACCAGCAGCTCAGTGCCAAGCAGCAGAGCGAGCTGCAGGTACAGCTCGTCAGCGTTGATCCGCAGCACGATACGCCCAGGGTGCTGCGCGCTTACCTTAGCAACTTCGATTCGCAGTTTCGCGGTCTGACCGGCACGCCTGCCATTGCCAAGACTGCCGCCAGCACCTTCTTTATCCTCAACACCCGCACCGATAGCGGCAACATTCTACACGGCGACCAGATCGCGGTGCTCGACCGCCAGGGCCGCTTCCGGCGGGTCTACAACGGCGACTCGCTCGGCGACGGCACCCTGAGCGCTGATCTGCCCCAGTTGCTGAACAACTACTGA
- a CDS encoding M16 family metallopeptidase, with protein sequence MKRFLSATLALNAALAASPVLAAVTGGSAAPVTSTAKPSPVLSAASPNDFSLTRDVKRTVLSNGLTVLTKEVHGAPVVSVQVFYKIGSRNEAPGVNGIAHQLEHLMFKGTTDRPVQFGRLLGALGADFNAFTYYDQTAYHETVEREKAGAALQLEADRMVNAKIDPAALTSERNVVLSEIEGDENDPAYRLERAVQAAAFPGSPYGLTVGGTRQDIEGFTAAEVSAYYKKYYSPEYATLIVVGDFQTADMMQQIQAAFGKLGKPGTLPVTTSAPLVPGGSEATLGKSPPKAPIVLKEAGSTPLLNAVYPLPDVSSPDAAALKVLDYVLLSGRTSKLYQSMFESGLAADGGTLPYQFARGGWYSFNFTPTPDTGLPKLDAALLATLADVRTNLVSAEEIARAKTSISTSTLLGTRSIDAQATNLGMDATTAGDYQYTDKFLAALQTVTPADVRRVAQKYLPDSARTVGYFEPTKAVAGSGNAPSAGGATQEAFNAGPPVDPAEVAKYLPAYQPSGQAKITLPDKFTLPNGMTVMLLRDTSTPTVSLSANVKAGREFDTDAGAGLVDLVAANLLSGTQTRDELTLAKLLDDVGAQLAPAANRFGVQIGGASRDKDLPVLLTALADILQNATFPADQFKRSQARAVQGAVQANDDPGSVAIKVFRKTLYPAGNPWQVFSSPATIGALTRQDALDFYKTHYRPDATVLTLVGNFDPAQVRTLLNQKFGGWSASGPAPQVVYPMIGKPAGVVKAFGDLPGKTQAVTYLGYQSIARSDPRYYASLVLNDVLGGSTLSSRLGTELRDKEGLTYGVGSGFAALKQPGAFSISLQTNPKDTDKAIQGALNILKDVRDNGLTATEVATSKNGLLSSYTVGLADPAALAATFTSLVSDGLPLSELTDYQAKINAVTPAAVNQAAKELLDPDNIVEVTAGPEGGK encoded by the coding sequence ATGAAACGATTTCTGAGCGCAACCCTGGCCCTGAATGCTGCCCTCGCCGCCTCGCCCGTGCTGGCTGCTGTGACCGGGGGAAGTGCTGCGCCCGTAACCAGCACGGCCAAGCCATCGCCGGTCCTGAGCGCCGCCAGCCCGAACGATTTCAGCCTCACCCGCGACGTCAAGCGCACGGTGCTGAGTAACGGCCTGACGGTGCTGACCAAGGAAGTGCACGGCGCGCCCGTCGTCAGCGTGCAGGTCTTTTACAAGATCGGTTCGCGCAACGAGGCCCCCGGCGTCAACGGCATCGCCCACCAGCTCGAGCACCTGATGTTCAAGGGCACCACCGACAGGCCAGTGCAGTTTGGCCGCCTCCTCGGGGCACTCGGAGCCGACTTCAACGCCTTCACCTACTACGACCAGACCGCCTACCATGAAACCGTGGAGCGCGAGAAGGCGGGCGCGGCCCTGCAACTCGAAGCGGACCGGATGGTGAACGCCAAAATTGACCCGGCGGCGTTGACCAGCGAGCGCAATGTCGTCTTGTCTGAAATCGAGGGTGACGAGAACGACCCCGCCTACCGTCTGGAGCGCGCCGTGCAGGCGGCGGCCTTTCCGGGGTCGCCCTACGGCCTGACGGTGGGCGGCACCCGCCAGGACATCGAGGGTTTCACGGCAGCCGAGGTGAGCGCCTATTACAAGAAGTACTACTCGCCCGAATACGCCACCCTGATCGTGGTGGGCGATTTCCAGACTGCCGACATGATGCAGCAGATTCAGGCGGCCTTCGGTAAGCTGGGCAAGCCCGGCACCCTGCCGGTGACGACCAGTGCGCCGCTGGTGCCGGGCGGCAGCGAGGCCACCCTCGGCAAGTCGCCGCCCAAGGCTCCCATCGTGCTCAAGGAAGCTGGGTCCACGCCGCTGCTCAACGCCGTGTACCCGCTCCCCGATGTCAGCAGCCCCGACGCTGCGGCCCTCAAGGTGCTCGACTACGTGCTGCTCTCCGGGCGCACCAGCAAGCTGTATCAGTCGATGTTCGAGTCCGGGCTGGCGGCAGATGGCGGCACACTGCCGTACCAGTTCGCGCGCGGCGGCTGGTATTCATTCAACTTCACCCCGACCCCGGATACTGGTCTGCCCAAGCTCGACGCCGCCCTGCTGGCGACCCTGGCCGACGTGCGGACCAATCTGGTGAGCGCCGAGGAGATCGCCCGCGCCAAAACCAGCATCAGTACCAGCACGCTGCTGGGCACCCGCTCGATTGACGCGCAGGCCACCAACCTGGGCATGGACGCCACCACTGCGGGCGATTACCAGTACACCGACAAGTTCCTGGCGGCCCTGCAGACCGTCACGCCTGCGGACGTGCGCCGGGTGGCCCAGAAATACCTTCCCGATAGCGCCCGCACGGTAGGCTACTTCGAGCCGACCAAGGCCGTGGCAGGCAGCGGCAATGCGCCCAGCGCGGGCGGGGCCACCCAGGAAGCCTTCAATGCCGGGCCACCCGTCGATCCTGCCGAGGTCGCCAAGTATCTGCCCGCGTACCAGCCCTCGGGCCAGGCCAAGATCACCTTGCCCGACAAGTTCACGCTGCCCAACGGCATGACCGTGATGCTGCTGAGAGACACCTCCACGCCCACCGTCAGCCTCAGCGCCAACGTCAAGGCCGGGCGCGAGTTCGACACCGACGCCGGGGCCGGGCTGGTCGATCTGGTGGCGGCCAACCTGCTCTCGGGCACCCAGACCCGCGACGAACTGACCCTGGCCAAGCTGCTCGACGACGTGGGCGCGCAGCTCGCTCCGGCGGCCAACCGCTTCGGGGTGCAGATCGGCGGGGCCAGCCGCGACAAGGACCTGCCGGTGCTGCTCACCGCACTCGCCGACATCCTGCAAAACGCCACCTTTCCGGCGGACCAGTTCAAGCGCTCGCAGGCCCGCGCCGTCCAGGGAGCCGTGCAGGCCAACGACGACCCCGGCAGCGTGGCCATCAAGGTGTTCCGCAAAACCCTTTATCCGGCGGGCAATCCCTGGCAGGTGTTCAGCAGCCCCGCCACCATCGGCGCGCTGACCCGCCAGGACGCCCTCGACTTCTACAAGACCCACTACCGCCCCGACGCCACTGTGTTGACCCTGGTGGGGAATTTCGACCCGGCCCAGGTGAGAACGCTGCTCAACCAGAAGTTCGGCGGCTGGAGCGCTTCTGGCCCCGCGCCGCAGGTGGTGTATCCGATGATTGGCAAGCCTGCCGGAGTCGTCAAGGCGTTCGGTGATCTGCCCGGCAAGACCCAGGCGGTGACCTACTTAGGCTACCAGAGCATCGCCCGCAGCGACCCGCGCTACTACGCCTCGCTGGTGCTCAACGACGTGCTGGGCGGCAGTACCCTGTCGAGCCGCCTGGGCACCGAGTTGCGTGACAAGGAGGGCCTGACCTACGGCGTGGGCAGCGGCTTTGCGGCGCTCAAGCAGCCGGGGGCCTTCTCCATCTCGCTCCAGACCAACCCCAAGGACACCGACAAGGCCATTCAGGGAGCGCTGAACATCCTCAAGGACGTGCGCGACAACGGTCTCACCGCCACCGAGGTCGCCACGTCGAAGAACGGGCTGCTGAGCAGCTACACGGTGGGCCTCGCCGACCCTGCCGCGCTGGCGGCCACCTTCACCAGCCTGGTGTCGGACGGGCTGCCGCTGAGCGAACTCACCGATTATCAGGCCAAGATCAACGCGGTGACGCCTGCCGCGGTGAACCAGGCCGCCAAGGAACTGCTTGACCCTGACAACATCGTGGAGGTGACGGCGGGGCCGGAGGGCGGCAAATAA